The nucleotide sequence GACATACGCGGAGCAGCCGCTCCTCGAATTCGGGCTCGTGGGTGCTCAGCACGTACTCCGCGCCCAGGTCCTGGAGCAGGGCCACCTGCTCCGGGCGCCGCACCACGTTCACCATGGCCACGCCCCGGCGCTTCGCGAGCGCCAGCAGCATCCGTCCCATGGTGCCCGCGGCGGCCGTCTGCGCCAGCGCGGTGTGCCCCCCCTCCTTCGCACGCGCCATCAACACCCACGCGGTGAAGGGATTGATGAAGAGGCTGGCGCCCTGCTCGTCGGAGACGTGGCCCCGCAGCGGCAGGCACTGCCCCAGGGGCACCGCCGCGTACTCCGCCCATAAGCCGTCCCCCTCGCCGGGCGCCACACACGCCACGCGGCGCCCCACCAGGAGCCGGCCCGCGACGCCGCCCGAGGCCACCACCGTCCCGCTGGCCTCCAGGCCCGGCACCACGGGCAGCGGCTTGCGGATGCCGTACTGCCCACGCACGAACATCAGGTCCGCCGGGTTGATGGGTGCCGCCGCCACGCGCACCAGGACCTGGCCCGTGGTGGGCCGAGGCACCGGCCGTGACTCCACGCGCAGGGACTCCGGCCGTCCGTCATAGGCGGTGAGGACCAGCGCGCGCATCGTCTCGGGAACGACGGGGCTCTTCATCGGCAGACCTTTTTCGCCACCCATGCGTGAAAGGAACAGTTCCTGCCCGGCCTACATCCGTGGGGAGTCGATGAACGCCACTCTATTGCAGCTCCATCATCGCGAGGCCTTCGAGCAGACCGTGACGCGCGCGCTCACTGCCGGGGCCGGTGCCGGCGTGTTGCATCTGGCCCTGACACGCGTCGGGGTGCCCCTGCCGTTGGCGTGGCTCGTCCCCGCTGCCGTCGTGCTCGGGTGTGCACGAGGCGACAAGTGGGACCGCGTGCTGCTCGGGGGGCTGGGAGTACTCCTCACCGCGCTGCCCTATGCCCTGGGCATGGCCCCAGGATGGACGGTGGCGTTCAGCGCTGCGGCGGCGGGGGCGCTGCTGGTGCGCTCGCGACTCAGTGAGCGCGGAGAGAATGGCCAGGTGGCGGAAGCCCGCCCCACCCTCTTCCACTTCGGACTGGGCGCGGCGCTGTGCACGGGCTTGACGCTGGGCGGCATGGAGGTGTCCCGCGTCTTCTCCGCGCGACTGGCGGACCTGGCCACGCCGGCGCTGCTGAGCGCGGGAGTGGCGGGCGGCATCCTGGGCCTCTTCGTGGGATTGAGCGCGGTGGCCGCGCACCTGGCGCTGTCAGCGGACCCTGTGGAGGCGCGCGTGGAGGCGCTGTTGCCGCAGCTCGCCGGTGACTTCCGTGCGCTGACCGAGCGGGCGCTGAACCTGTACCGGCAATGCGGACAGTCCCTGGCGATGCTCCCTCGCGAGCCCGCGCGCGAGGAACTGGCGCGCACCCTGGGGAAGATGACGCGCGACGCCGCGGAGCTCGCGTCTGAATGGGCGGGGGTGGAGGCCCAAATCGAGGAGCGCGCG is from Myxococcus virescens and encodes:
- a CDS encoding zinc-binding dehydrogenase — its product is MKSPVVPETMRALVLTAYDGRPESLRVESRPVPRPTTGQVLVRVAAAPINPADLMFVRGQYGIRKPLPVVPGLEASGTVVASGGVAGRLLVGRRVACVAPGEGDGLWAEYAAVPLGQCLPLRGHVSDEQGASLFINPFTAWVLMARAKEGGHTALAQTAAAGTMGRMLLALAKRRGVAMVNVVRRPEQVALLQDLGAEYVLSTHEPEFEERLLRVCHELKVSLAFDPVGGRLTGQLLHALPEGGTVIVYGSLSEQECRIAPGDLIFGRKRVEGFWLSEWHRQGFGAAQIKALMGVPSLVGQTLETPVRARLPLESAGEAVRIASADMTSGKVLFVPAQGQAPGESP